The Pseudopipra pipra isolate bDixPip1 chromosome 10, bDixPip1.hap1, whole genome shotgun sequence genome includes the window CCCCACCTGTCCATCCAAGGAGAATTATCTCTGCTTCAGAAAAATGAGTCTGTTCAGTGTAtgtacatttgaaaaaaatgtgtagatTTACTAAAAAGGATAAAACTCcaagagcagccacagctcaTCCATGTGCTTCCACCTCAATTCTCAGGGAGACCTGGGAGCCATCGATGACAAGTATGATGTGGCCATTTCCTCGTCATGTGGAGCCTTGGACCACATTGTTGTGGACACCATTGACACTGCCCAGGCCTGTGTGAACTTCTTGAAGGCAGGAAAGATTGGAGTTGCCACCTTTATAGCCCTGGACAAGGTGAGTCCCAGGGCTTGGGCAAAACTAATTGTTTCACTGTTAATTACAGTCTGATTGTGTTTGCTTTAAAGCCTTAACATCCCTTCGAACGATGGCATGACCTCAGCATTTATCCTAAAGGACATCtccttcctttattttctttgtgggCATAGATGACtgtttgggaaaagaaaatgggaaaaatcccaactcctgaaaataCCCCCCGGCTGTTTGACCTGGTGAAGGTGCAGGACGAGAAGGTTCGCCTGGCGTTTTACTTCGCACTGCGGGACACCCTGGTGACTAAAAACTTGGATGAAGCCACCAGAGTGGCATTCCAAAGGGATAAAAGGTGGAGGGTGGTGACACTGCAAGGACAAATCATCGAGGTGTCAGGTACTGCAGCACACACTCGTGCTTTGTAGCTGATATCGAAGCCCAACCTGTTCTCTGACCTCTTGTCATCCCTTGTGCTGCAGGAACGATGACTGGAGGGGGGAGAATCCTGAAGGGCAGGATGGGATCCTCGGTTGTCGTGGATGTCTCAGAAGAAGAGGTTAGTACAGAATCCTAATGAAAAGGGGAATTCCCTCAGAGTTCCTTAGGGTTTGGCAGTTCAtagcacgtgtgtgtgtgtcctttgAAATCAGCATGAGCAGGGAACAGTGTGGGATGTAACACTGACAATGGTTTATAAAGCCAAAATTCACAAGGTTAGCAGAGGTTATGGTGCTCTTTAGTGCATAAAcgggtggtcaggcattggaaggggctgcccagggaggtgggggagtccccatccctggaggtgtcccaggaaggcctggctgtggcactcagtgctctgggctgggggacagggtggggatggggcacagggtggactccaTGACCTGGacgtcttttccaacctcagtgatcctggGACTGTATTTTTTCACAGCACAGGTGTCATAAGCCCATTATTGAATGTTTAGTCCCATAGTGCTACCTTTGGTAGCTTGGGAACTGACTGGAGGTAGGGATGAGAACATGGAAGATATGGATCATAAGGAACCACTTCTTGCAGAGCAGTCCAACAGAAAAGACAGGTTTGGGCCCTCACTGGTGTCCATGCAAGATTTGTCAAGGAGTGTCAGAACTTGCCTTCCAATTTGTATTTTAGGAATACTTTGGCATATCAGGATgcagtttgctttttcttctgaattctTTTAGGTTTTAATCTGCAGTTGCCCCTCATTTTTCACCATTAGAGCTGATGTTCGTTGCAAATTATCAAATGTCACCTTTTTACTCCACTCGATCCTTGTGTTTGCAGAGCTCTTTGTCTGTGGCAGTGACAGCAGGTAAATGATCCTCTCTTTCTGTGTAGGTGAGTCAGATGGAGGCCCAGCTGCAGAAGGATTCTAAAAGAGCAGTGCAGTGCGAGGAAGAGAAATCCCAGCTGGAAGAGGCCATAAGGAAACTGCAGCAGGACATCTGGGAAATGAGGAACACCTCGGAGAAGTACACGGCCAGTATCCAGGTGAGCAACACCTGAGCTCTGCAGGAGTGTCCTGGAGTGCTTCCCAGCTCCACACAGTCCTGAGGAGAGTCCAAGGACAGGATCCCAACCCCGTTGTGTTCTTGTTCTCCCCAGAGTTTTGCTGAGCAAGAAATTCATCTAAAAAACCAACTCAAGGAACTCGAAGCGAACGTCGTCGCTGCTGCTCCCgacaaaagcaaacagcaggaattggaaaaagccctggagGGTTATAAAAAAGGTACATTTTGTGGAGATGGGGGAGAGATTAAAATGGTAATCAACAGAGGAAGCAATGATTTGGGCTTTGTGCTTCAGTTCCATGTCTTGGTTTGGGACCTCATTTCTTCTAAGGGGGGGTAAAAGGTATTTCTAAAGATtagagagtaaaaaatatttctttttttgcaatttGTCAGGATGaattaaacattaattttagtattttgtttctttggttaGATTTTTCTGGCTGTATGACATACAGATTCATAGGGAAACTGAGTTTAATTGGAACCAGTAATGAGGAGATAATGTTATTAAAGTCAAGTGAAGGCTCTTTCCATGTTCTAACTAGACTGTTACATGAGTATAAAATAAATCCCCTGTGGTCTGTGTTGGGCACACATCCTTGTGAAATAACACTGTTGAGCAGGTGTAGTAACTGCACAGTAACACCAACAGTTGGTGGCCAGTTCTTAAAATTTAACCTTTGAGcattttctcattaaataaatgcaaagagTGAGCTTGGAATAGCTGCTTATGCACTATCTCATGTATTTAAGTACCCTGTGTACATGAAATTATCCAGTTAAGTGTTTAGGGGTTTACACCAGAACAGCTTTGGTAGTAGAAGAGTGTCAGAAAGACGTGGGtggtatttttctgtttgtcacAGTTAAACTTACCATTTTTCACAGTATAAAGAAATATGTGCAGTTCTCAATACAGTGAAAGAGCAGAGCCTAAATCACTTCAATCACTTGATGACTTAAATCTTGATGTTCTCAGCAGTTCCACGGGTGTCACAGTGATTCACCCCCTTTGTTCCTGCCAGGTTATGAGCAGCTGGCTGAGAAAGCCCAGGAAATGGGAACTGAAGTGAAACGGCTGCAGAACCTCATCATGGACATCACCAATAGTAAAGTCAAAGCCCAGCAAGACAAAATTGATAAGATTGACAAAGAGATAGATGAATGTTCCTCTGCCATCACCAAGGCCCAGGTGGCAGCCAGGACTGCAGACAGGTACAGCACTCCCACTCCTCAGGCAGCTCAGGGGAAACACCAGTTTGGGGTTTCTGATCATTTCAAAGTCACATTTAATCAGCAGTTCTCTGATATTTGCCTGGCACTGAACTGCCATATTTCAGCTAAAGATCCAAACTGCCacacacactggagcagttcagATCTGAGGGCACTGatttgatgatgagacctgtcaggaaagaaaatgggGTCTATTTTTGGTGTTAGCTTAGCAATCCATAGTGAATATTTGGAACAAATGTCCAGTCTGTCTctgagagaagaaattaagTCATTTAATGAGGGTTGGCTGCTCTGAGCTTAAGGAAGAcaactttgttttccttggaTACCTCAGGAGTGTGGGAGTTGATGCCTAAACAAGCACTTCCTCCTTGGTTGTCAGCAAATTGTGTCTCGAGGTTATTTTCTGTCACATTTGCCCTTGTTTGGGGTGCACAAACATCTCTGTCCCCCTGCAGGAACCTGACAAAATTTGAGGAGGCTCTTCAGCGCACGGAGAAGGAAATGGAAGAGAATGAGAAGGACATTAAAAACCTGACAGCAGAGCTGACCACGCTGGAGGAGAAAGCCACAGAGGTGATGAATGACTGCAAGCAGGCTGAGGTAGGTGGCACCTCCAGGTAAACCAGGGTGATGACTGACATCCTCACTGTATCCCACTTACAGCCCAATCCCATGCAAATGTTGGTGTACAGCTGCAGACTGACATTCCAAGGAATGGCAGtggtgtatttttatttttttatactcACCTGGAAATTTATCTTGACCCAGTTTGCTGAATATTAGAAAACAACTTACACCAGGTTTCCCCAAGGAAATTATTGGATTTAAAACTTGCttaaaaatagactttttttccagttatgtGGGATTTTAGTTTCCCATCTGGATTTCTGGATGTGAGGGAGGGAAAACAACCAGCATGGCTGAACTTCTTCCAAATACAGCTGGGTTTTGAGCCTGTCTTTCTCTAAAACTGCCTTTTAGCTAAAAGTGTGTGAGTGTAGGACTCAAGATCGTAGTTTGATCCAGATCAGGAATGAAAACATAAACTGCAGCCTATTTTCAGTCACTCCACAATTCAGGGAGCAGCTCATAAATCCAAGGCTGTGTGTTTGTTTGCATCAATCCCTGTAAATAAACACagtgaaaacaaacccacaacccAAGAGAGGGGTGACATTTTTGCAGGTGACTGATGAATGCCCTGTTTTGGTGATTTCTGTCCAGGAAGCTTTGCCAGCaatgcaggaggagaagaagaattTGCTCCAGGAGCTTGAAAGGATTCGGGATGAGGAACATGAACTTCAGAGTGAAGCTCTGAGCATCAAACTGAAAATTGAACAAGTTGACAGTCACATCTCTGCCCACCAGGGAAAGGTTAAATACTGGCAAAAAGAGGTAGGGAAATGGTTGAGGTCCTAAACCTTCAGTCATGGAATtgtgggatggtttgggttgggaagggaccttaaagctcatctcattccacccctgccatgggcagggacaccttccactatcccaggtcccagccctgtccaacctggccttggacacttcagggattcaggggcagccacagcttcatCTCACAGGATGAGCACATGAACATCTCATTAAAACCAGATCATCTGGGATAAAACTCCTCTTCAGCTCACAGTTCAGTGGTGTTTATGCAGGAACAGGATAACGGGGTAAAAGGATATTTATTGTGTTTTTCACATCCTATTTAAAGGGAGTTGTGAAGAACCTTTGAGTGTTCGGAGAAGCTTCACTCTGTACCAACAcagaaaatacttattttagaGTGATAACTGTTAGGATTTGAAAAGATTCCTGGTAGTGGCTGTTGCATTTCAGATCTCCAAGCTGTCCCTGCACCCCATCGAGGACAAGCCCCCCGAGGAGCTGCCGGTGCTGggtgagcaggagctggaggcgCTGCAGGATCCCGACGGGATCACCAAGAGGATCGCGCTGCTGGAGGCCCAGAGGCACGAGATGAAACCCAACCTGGGGGCCATTGCTGAGTACAGGAAGAAGGTAAAGCCTCACCAGGGCCATCCcatctctgggaattccagcaaAAAGGAGGAGTcctgctccttttccttcagGGAATTGCAGTGGAACCCTGGGATTTTCCCATTCCTGTTACCAGCCTGAGAGTTTGTCAGCTCATCCTCAACCAAGTTGTTTTAGGAGCTTCCCTAAGCCTTTTGTATTCCAGATTATCAGCTGAAGGCAACTTCCTtcatgatcttggaggtcctttccaacctaaatcattCCCTGACTCTCCTGTGAATGTTGTATTTAGAGTCAAGTCTTCGCAgctgagacagaaaaaatactgaaagtttTTTCTCCTCACTTCAATAATAGTGGACTATCCATCAGgttaaatactttttattttaatatgatttttccctcagcagcaaaggagaagagagggataattttgggttttttgtttgaggGCTGTTAGCCTGAAATTCttgaaaaaggcattttcaaaTGGTAGGAAAAGTGGTTTAAAATGTAAATCGAGGAGGCACTTCTTTAACTGCATTTCTGTGGTGCTGTTTGTGTTTCCCTGCAGGAGGACCTGTACCTGAAACACGTGGGAGAGCTGGACAACATCACCAACGAGAGGGACAACTTCAGACAGGCCTTTGAAGAGCTCAGGAAGCAGAGGCTGAACGAGTTCATGGCAGGGTTCAATGTCATCACAAACAAGCTCAAGGAGAACTACCAGATGCTCACCCTGGGGGGGGATGCTGAGCTGGAGCTTGTGGACAGTCTGGATCCCTTCTCCGAGGGAATCATGTTCAGGTTGGTCAAAGTACTTCTTAATTGTCATATCCCTTTTCTCAACCTGTTTTTAAGTTGAATTTCACTGATCATCAGTGAACCAAGACAGGCTTGCCATTGGCAAGGTACTGGCACAATTCACAACTTTTTAGGTCTGGGATTCATTTCTCCTGGAGAAATTGGGAACTaacagcagctggaaagctTTGACCTCATTTCCCAGTGCTGAGTTCCCAAAtctgcccaggggatgggggcAGTCACGTGTTGTGCCACAAACGCTCTGAGGAGCATGTTCATGATTTAGGAGTTAAAGAGCACTTGGGAAGGGAattcccaggagctgggaggtgtcccagctcccaggacaGCCCCGTTCCAGCAGGTTGGGCTCAGCCACACCCCAGCTGGGTGGGTAAGTCAGGAAACCCCTCCCTGTTTGCAGCGTTCGGCCTCCCAAGAAGAGCTGGAAGAAGATCTTTAACCTGTCGGGGGGTGAGAAGACGCTGAGCTCGCTGGCGCTGGTGTTTGCCCTGCACCACTACAAACCCACCCCCCTGTACTTCATGGACGAGATCGACGCCGCCCTCGACTTCAAGAACGTCTCCATCGTGGCCTTTTACATCTACGTGAGTACCAGGGGcaccctctgcctgctcccttCCCACCAGCACACACAGGCTGGCAGCACAACTACAGCACAGTTTGGATCTGCAAGGACAGCTCTCAGGGGAAGCTCAGGAGGAAGCAGATTTCCAGAAAGGGCTTGAAATTTTGCTCTCTGCgtgttttttttaagctccTAAGTTTGATGCTTTCCCAAAGCGAGGGGACTAATGGAGGATTTACGAGTGTTTTCCCTACAAATCCTCTTTCATAAGTTGTCTAAAGAGAGCTGGAATTTGCCAAAGGTGCCACATCTCCATGTGCTGTTTCCTCTttaaaatcccccaaaccctCAGCTCCTGTCAGCTGAGAGTACACAACTAATTGAGCTCTCAGTGATGCCTCCATGTATCCAAGCTCATGATCTCTCAGGAGCAGGCAAGGTTGGATTTATACTTCCATTTCATTCCCATGAGCTGTCCCATCAGTGTCTCTGATCTGTCTTGATTAGTaggttttttcctgcctttaaaAGTCCCTCCCTCACCATATTTAAGCAAAGCAAACCCTTCCAGCTACGGTTGTGGCTGCCAGTTAAACCTGGCATGTTCAGAATTATCCCAAATGTCACCACCAGTTTTCGGAACAGGTGGCAAGGATTAGGATCAGCTACTTTAAATTAGGGAAACACCTGGAAattccctgcctgcagctgtaGGTTTAAACTTGGCTTCCACAGTGTGTCCACAAAGGAGGGTCCATCACCCACAGGTGAGCCAAGGGTTTAATTCCAGCTGCAGTTTAGACTGACACAGACAGTTAAAACCTAGTACTGAGTTTagcttttaaatgcaaatttaacTTAATGTAGAGCTGTAGGTTGTATTTTGTGCACAACTTTGAACTTCCATGAGCAGCCTAGTCTGTgcaagatgtccctgcccacagcaggggtggaactggatgggctttaaggtcccttccaaccccaaccattccatgtttctgtcctggagaaaaggggctcagagccctgAACTTACCCTGAGACTGGTGGGCTCTTAAGCacaaaatcagttttatttctaaagcaCCACCAAGTTCAGACACTGTTACCTGTTGTGCCTCAGGGTCACACAGCCAGTGCTGGTTGAGGCTGGTCCTCATTAGCAGAGGGTTTGCTTTCCCCTCTTCAAATCCACGGGAATTGATTTTCCTGGTCACTCTCAAAGCAACCCTGGCTCTGACAGTCCAGGTGACCCAGCAATACCCCCCTCCAGCCTTGTGGGATTCCTGGAACGAGGATGGGAGCAGGAACTCTGTGGCTGGTGATGACTCCTCAGTCCTGTCCCCTGGGCACGGGGCTCCCACCAGGACAGAGCTTTGGGAATGCTGGGCACTCACAAGCCCTTTGTGTTTCAGGAGCAAACCAAGAACGCCCAGTTCATCATCATCTCCCTGCGCAACAACATGTTCGAGATCGCCGACAGGCTCATCGGCATCTACAAGACCCAGAACACCACGAAAAGTGTGGGCACCAACCCCAAAAGCATCGCTCTGAAGGGACTGCAGGAACTGGCTGCCCTGGAAGGGAGAGCCCAGAGCCAGGGGGGACCCCAGAGCCAGGAGGGCCCAAgtgccctccctgctgctgctttttaagTCTGTCTGAgctacttttattttgttttgtacaTTTTGTTAATAAAACCCCACCTCGATAAACTGTCATGCAAAAACTGAGGAAGGGGGGAGCTTGTTGAGGGGGGCAAAGGTAAGATTTCAGTCCATGTCAGGGAAACAGGACACTGGAACTACCTCCCTGTGAGCCTCCCATGtcctgggaagagcagggagcagatccTGCTGGAAGCTGGGCCAAGGCccagggagggagtgggaacAGCCACctccagagctgcctccagctctgggatccccagctcaggaaggatgtggggctgcaggagatgctctgagggctggagcccctctggagacaactccctgctcctcccctctCCGTGAGGGATCAGGGGAGGGTCTGCAGTGAGGGAGGGAAGGTGATGTGATGGCCAGTCCTGCTGTAAGAACAGGCTTTATTTGTAGGCAAACCTTGGAAAATAACAGTGTTACAGGTGTCAGTCAGCGGTAAAGGCACTTTAAATTCCtgtcatgaaaaataaaattgtattagaaattcttttaaaaaggaaaataaaagatagGAAGGGGGGTAGGAAATGCAGCCTCATGGGGCAGTGAACAGACCTTCAGGACTGGAGACTGATGTGTCAAGTGCAGcctcccagcagtgctcagGACAAAAACAAATTGCCAGTTTTACTGGGGAATTGGTATGAGAGCACTCACACAGTCCCAGCACACACCTGGAACACCTTTCCAAAACTGAGCAGTGGGATGGGTGGGATTTGCCACTGGAACTCTGAAAGATGACAGAAAAACTCAGGAACAAGTTCCAGGCACAgctcccatcccagtgtcctcctgctcctccccctGGGACACTCCACACCCCCCAAGCTGCACCTGGGCTGGACTCGGGCTTTGTCAACACTGGGATAGCAGGATTGGGATCAACTTTAGGCTTAAGGAATGTAACAGTATCACCTCTGAGGACTGACCTTGCATGAACTGGCAGCAGGTGGGATTTGGCAGGATCCCACAGCACCTGCTGATAACAGGCAAGTTTGGGGTTCAAAACCCCAAGTTCAAGGAGTTAAAGGGCAGGTTCAGAAATTCAATCCCTGCTTACAAACCACATCAGCCAAGGaatgctgctgggctgggagagagaattatttttatgaGGTCAAATAcccatttctgtgtttttctcaaCTCAATCCCCAGTGAATTGTCGCTCACTGCCTTGTGCTGGTGGAACTGCAGCACTTGGAGCCTCTCCCAGGGCTTGATCCAGCCTGGTAAAGGCTAAACCTGGCTCCATTTAGGCTGGAGCAGCTCAAAACCAGCAAATGGTGCCAGTGAGCACCTGAGGGCAGAATAAACCCCTGTCCAGGGACAGGTCTCTGTGCTGACAATCAAAAGGTTAAATATAAATTCGCATTCCTGGTCAGGTAAAGAGCTCCTGATGTCTGAAGTCCTCCTACCCCGGACTCCAGCAGGAGTTTTGCCACTTCCTGcagtgtgtttgtgttttcacAACACCCTAAATGATTTAGGAAAAGtcagggagcagtgggaggtctctccctgccagcccagacCCCCCAACGTGGCACAGCTGGGTCTAAAACCTGGGTGTGCATCCAAGGTCCTGCTCAGCAGGAGAGGATGGGAGAGGAGGAACATGGGAAACACACAAAGTTATTACacacaggataaaaaaaatgacaaaaagggTGAAATCATGTCCTTCACTCTACCCAGAACCAAAAACTGAGCACCAGGGCCACGAGCACAGACCTCAAAGAGCACAAATGTCTCTGTTCCAACACGGTCACAGGCCAGGAAGCACAGAAAGGGAGTTTCTTGCACACGGGGGGCAGTGCCGGCCCTTTGCAGCTGAGGGGTCCTGATAACCTCTCATGTTtgtattaaaaaacaatttcaaaagACATTACTAAAAATAAGAGAGTCCATGTTGAAGGAGTTTTCAGAGCTGAGACTCAGATTCCCACGTGTGAGCTGGTTCCAGCTGCTGGTCCTGCCTGGATCCCGGCTGGAACAAACACCTCAGTGGGACAGAGAGCCCTCTTTGGTGCAAATGTTTACTTCACTAAGACGTAGCTCAGAGGAAATCCAGGCACTAGAGAAAAGGAAGGATATGGGAATAGAAGGGAAAAGTGTAGAGCTTTAATAATCCAGCTTTTCAGTGGAAATCAAAACTAATCCTGGATTCCTGCACTGGGCCATCACCTACTCTCGGAAGCAGTCAAAGGGGACAATTCTCCTGCAGAACCCCATCAGGGAGGTGAATGGGTGGCACAGCCCATCCACAGCCTTCTGCAGGTGGGAGCAGGAATGCTGATagagctggagcaggaattCCGAGATCCACGCGGGAGCAGCCTGGATGGCCCCGGGGGGCAGTGCCCTGTGCAGGACGAGCAGGGTGCCCGCcaggcccagcagcagcagcagcagcacggTGGGCAGGCTCACGGGGGGCAGGCTCAGGGCACACACCCACTTGCTGCCTTCCACAGTTTCCTTCCCAGGGCATTTGCTGcactgtttcctcctgggaATCAGCATCAGTTTTGGAGGGGGGATCTTGTGGATCTGACCTATTTCAGTTTTAGCCCACACGTCCTTCAGCAGGTCCTCCATCCTTGGACAAATCTCCAGAGGTTTCACATCCGGCAGTTCCTTCTCCCTCAGGGCCCTGACCcgctgctgcagctcctccagcttctccaggcacagcagggGGGACTTCTCTTTCCGAATAGAGGAATTCAGGTACTTGAGCTCAATCTCCTCCACCTTCAGTTTGCTCACACTCTCCAGCAGGGGCTCGTATTCCCGCAGGAAGCGCCTGTTGAGCTCATCCAGAGCGCCCAGCAGAGCTTGTTTCTTGTGCTCCAAGGTGTCCCCGAGCTTTTTGAAGTACTGCCCCACGACGTCCCTCTCGCTGCTCAGGAGCTTCTCCCACTGGGATTTCTGCGTCGTCAGCTTCATGTagcacagcagcacctcccGCCAGTATTTCTCcggcagctgctcctgcagtttTCCCGCGGCCTCCCTGGCCTTCCTGTGGGCGCTGTGCAGGTCCCCGATGGGGTGCCCGCGGTGCTGCCCTATGGTGAGGCACTGCCCGCACACCAGCTGCCTGTCCAGCAGGCAGTAAATGTTGAGGGGCTGCCGGGGGTGCTCCCGGCACGTCTCCACATCCCAGGGCTCTTCCTGCCGGCACTTCTCAATGACGGCCTTGAGGGCGAAGTTGATGGGCAGGGATTCCAGCCCGGCGGCGGGAATGTCCACCAGGGCCCGGCAGTTGGGGCACTTGAGGCGCCTCCGGATGGAAAAGGTGTCGGAGCGCTGGAGAACCCCCTGCAGGCATTCCCTGCAGAAggtgtgggagcagggaagcacCCGGGGATCCTGGTAAATGCCGCAGCAAACGGCACAGGtcagctcctcctccagccgCTCCATGGCCTGCGCGGggaaagcaaacacaaacaaaGGGCTTCAGCTCCTCCACAATCACTGCAGTGACCCCAGCGGGGCAGTTCCTGACCAGGAATTCCCACCTCGGCAGTTCATTGccaaggggaaaagaaaggcaaaataataatgaaagtGAACAGTTCAGTGAGTTCAGCAAATTCTGAGCTGCACTCGGGAGCCAAGCGAGCACCCACATCCAACCTCTGCCTTAAAAAGCCAGGGAAAGCAGGAATCTGCCACTAGATGTTTTTTACGATGGGAAGCAGTAGCAAAGTGGTAAAAGCAAAACTAGAATTTCTAAATAACCTCAGAATTATGAACGATTTCTCCCACCGCTTCCAACATGAGAATAGAACAAGAAGTACAGAcgcttttttttctcccctcactTCAAACGTTACTTTTGTAACATAAAATAGTCATTAGAGCATTAAACAGTCACATTTACTAGAAGCTCTCTGGAGGTTCTGGCACTAACAATCCAACTCAGCAGCCCTTACAGACACCACCACTACCAGGATTAGATTTTTGTGTGCTATTCCTGGGTTACTTTAAGCACCAAACTCAAAAACTTTCACTTTCCATCCTTTGTGATGTGTTGCCTCATTTTTTCTTTGCCAGCTTAGTGAAATCAGTGTTAAATCCCAAATGACAGTAACACTAAAGCCAGTTTTCCTGATAAATCATGatttttgtttccattctgCTAAAAACACGAGGGAATTGGTACCAAGTTTCCTCCTCTTCGTGCCACGTTTTCCTGCCCCTCCACCAGTTTTAGTCAGAGGCTTTGCTGCACTGCAACAAGAAATTGAGTTTTCAGCATCAAAACCCATCAATCTGGGGTCTAAATCAAAATCTGCCAACAACAACCTGGAGCAGGGCTCACAATGAGGGAGGGTGGGAGCTGAACACCCAAAGCCCAGTTCTCTGAGGGTTAAATGAGCCCTGAGCACAGAAACCTGCTCTGGTGGCACAGAAATGAGCCTGGCTTATCTCACTGGCTGGGGTTGGGTCCAaaagggcagtgctgggcttaATTAGGGTGAAACAATGCCAAAAAATCAACTAAAAACTTTAatttattagtttatttttaatttaccaTCAGCCAATTCAATCTGTATGTTCTTAAGTCAACTTTATATTCAAAACACAGGCTGATTAATTCAgctctaagaaaaaaaaaaaaattaaaaaatccatgCAGCACACTTTCAGATAAATTATCACAAAATGTTGGTTCACTTCtttgaattctttttaaaaggagaCCTTGAGAACAGCTGGGAGAAAATCTCCTAGAGTGAGACATAATTCCATATAATTCCTAAGAACTGCCCTTTAAAAGCAGAATGACAAAGAGTGTCAGCATTTATAACCAACTGCTGCATTCTCCTCAGTAAAGAGAATTCAGATCAGGTCCAACAAACATTTAACAAAAGACCTTCGTGACAATGACACTAAAGCTATTTTTTACTAAATAAAGGCCATGAGGTTATTCCTCTTTTCACTGGGAAGCCACAGGCCTTTATTTCCCAGCTTTTCCAATCAGCCACTGTAGCAACACTGGGTTATTAATTCCATGTTTTTAAGTGATGCTTCAGACACTGGAACTAAAGAAATGTGACAATAACAAAGGGAGCTGAGCAACAAATCTATTCCACTGTctagataattattttttataattaattCCCATAGGAACTA containing:
- the SMC4 gene encoding structural maintenance of chromosomes protein 4 isoform X5, with translation MMKPKGQTEHDEGMLEYLEDIIGSARLKEPIQTLCRRVELLNELRGEKLNRVKMVEKEKDALEEDKNHAIEFLCLENKIFKEKNHISQYYIHDLKKRIKDLEMQKEKINEETKSINEKSSKLAEETKTKNKALKELEKKCNKITKFIEENKEKFNQLDLQDVRVRENLKHAKGKIKKLEKQLQKDKEKIEELKKVPSTSSKAIDEAKAKKELLEKAKEKEEAKLQQVLASLQDETKEIRKEKEGKEKELMEFSKEVSEARSNMELKQSELEIYLSRYNTALAQLSQAKEALSSTSETLRERRAAIQDIAGKLPQAEQQLKEKEKALEKLEREESGVKDLVRNLRRKVEEAKSSLAQSRSRGKVLEALLQQKKSGNIPGLYGRLGDLGAIDDKYDVAISSSCGALDHIVVDTIDTAQACVNFLKAGKIGVATFIALDKMTVWEKKMGKIPTPENTPRLFDLVKVQDEKVRLAFYFALRDTLVTKNLDEATRVAFQRDKRWRVVTLQGQIIEVSGTMTGGGRILKGRMGSSVVVDVSEEEVSQMEAQLQKDSKRAVQCEEEKSQLEEAIRKLQQDIWEMRNTSEKYTASIQSFAEQEIHLKNQLKELEANVVAAAPDKSKQQELEKALEGYKKGYEQLAEKAQEMGTEVKRLQNLIMDITNSKVKAQQDKIDKIDKEIDECSSAITKAQVAARTADRNLTKFEEALQRTEKEMEENEKDIKNLTAELTTLEEKATEVMNDCKQAEEALPAMQEEKKNLLQELERIRDEEHELQSEALSIKLKIEQVDSHISAHQGKVKYWQKEISKLSLHPIEDKPPEELPVLGEQELEALQDPDGITKRIALLEAQRHEMKPNLGAIAEYRKKEDLYLKHVGELDNITNERDNFRQAFEELRKQRLNEFMAGFNVITNKLKENYQMLTLGGDAELELVDSLDPFSEGIMFSVRPPKKSWKKIFNLSGGEKTLSSLALVFALHHYKPTPLYFMDEIDAALDFKNVSIVAFYIYEQTKNAQFIIISLRNNMFEIADRLIGIYKTQNTTKSVGTNPKSIALKGLQELAALEGRAQSQGGPQSQEGPSALPAAAF
- the SMC4 gene encoding structural maintenance of chromosomes protein 4 isoform X1, whose protein sequence is MPPFAPVLPPGGRSRRVPALPPLPAVTNTRWRAGRRCRSNPGPGPSRPSLPRAFLTNFGSSSPFRRHFRVWKRTSFHSSRGRPRRRRLAGAGSRRDEQEIDPFSSLSAWKGNGQQGSWQARAPNPPQQPVGRAGSPWRSPPATWKWKTKATSSLTKVLLKRFSCIIGPNGSGKSNVIDSLLFVFGYRAQKIRSKKLSVLIHNSDEHTDIPSCTVEVHFQKIIDKEGDDYEVVPDSKFYVSRTAYRDNSSAYHINGKKKTYKDVGILLRSHGIDLDHNRFLILQGEVEQISMMKPKGQTEHDEGMLEYLEDIIGSARLKEPIQTLCRRVELLNELRGEKLNRVKMVEKEKDALEEDKNHAIEFLCLENKIFKEKNHISQYYIHDLKKRIKDLEMQKEKINEETKSINEKSSKLAEETKTKNKALKELEKKCNKITKFIEENKEKFNQLDLQDVRVRENLKHAKGKIKKLEKQLQKDKEKIEELKKVPSTSSKAIDEAKAKKELLEKAKEKEEAKLQQVLASLQDETKEIRKEKEGKEKELMEFSKEVSEARSNMELKQSELEIYLSRYNTALAQLSQAKEALSSTSETLRERRAAIQDIAGKLPQAEQQLKEKEKALEKLEREESGVKDLVRNLRRKVEEAKSSLAQSRSRGKVLEALLQQKKSGNIPGLYGRLGDLGAIDDKYDVAISSSCGALDHIVVDTIDTAQACVNFLKAGKIGVATFIALDKMTVWEKKMGKIPTPENTPRLFDLVKVQDEKVRLAFYFALRDTLVTKNLDEATRVAFQRDKRWRVVTLQGQIIEVSGTMTGGGRILKGRMGSSVVVDVSEEEVSQMEAQLQKDSKRAVQCEEEKSQLEEAIRKLQQDIWEMRNTSEKYTASIQSFAEQEIHLKNQLKELEANVVAAAPDKSKQQELEKALEGYKKGYEQLAEKAQEMGTEVKRLQNLIMDITNSKVKAQQDKIDKIDKEIDECSSAITKAQVAARTADRNLTKFEEALQRTEKEMEENEKDIKNLTAELTTLEEKATEVMNDCKQAEEALPAMQEEKKNLLQELERIRDEEHELQSEALSIKLKIEQVDSHISAHQGKVKYWQKEISKLSLHPIEDKPPEELPVLGEQELEALQDPDGITKRIALLEAQRHEMKPNLGAIAEYRKKEDLYLKHVGELDNITNERDNFRQAFEELRKQRLNEFMAGFNVITNKLKENYQMLTLGGDAELELVDSLDPFSEGIMFSVRPPKKSWKKIFNLSGGEKTLSSLALVFALHHYKPTPLYFMDEIDAALDFKNVSIVAFYIYEQTKNAQFIIISLRNNMFEIADRLIGIYKTQNTTKSVGTNPKSIALKGLQELAALEGRAQSQGGPQSQEGPSALPAAAF